In Xylanibacter ruminicola 23, a single genomic region encodes these proteins:
- a CDS encoding YcbK family protein has product MLEEFTRSKYPEVYNIPSHEVIANLKRLCEWLEVLRKRYNDKYGEGEDPIRINSGYRSPQLNRKVGGAPTSNHLTGCAVDIRTNGMEQAIEYAAILIAYANESAQDYDELLIEKNRYGAVWLHFAVRPKDNRRKVAFIQA; this is encoded by the coding sequence GTGCTCGAGGAGTTCACCAGGAGCAAGTATCCTGAGGTGTATAACATTCCCAGTCACGAGGTTATTGCAAATCTGAAGCGGTTGTGTGAGTGGTTGGAAGTGCTGCGCAAGCGTTATAATGATAAATATGGAGAGGGAGAAGATCCTATCCGTATTAACTCTGGGTATCGCAGTCCGCAGTTGAATCGCAAAGTGGGGGGAGCCCCCACCAGTAATCACTTAACGGGCTGTGCGGTGGATATTCGCACCAATGGTATGGAGCAGGCAATAGAATATGCAGCCATATTGATAGCCTATGCCAATGAATCGGCACAGGACTATGATGAACTGCTGATAGAAAAAAATCGCTATGGTGCCGTGTGGTTGCACTTCGCCGTGCGCCCCAAAGATAATCGTAGAAAAGTAGCGTTTATACAAGCGTAG
- a CDS encoding histidine-type phosphatase, with the protein MNTKIKYTLLLILAVSSCRLSVAQSVIDLIKQRPSYASCNYDVYPDSITAKLTPAPAGKKPFYISHYGRHGSRYISNRSGFDTPYFMMLHADSLDELTPTGQQVLRHMNNIMRNTEGRWGELTGYGKQQMQNIGRRMAERFPEVFHPGANVTCISTVVPRCIESMGSLAMEMLQVCPQLHITMQASKRTQWYMNYQDKKLRNSYMTPEAQKALDAYTATRMGNTRLMELIFKNPDIAEEFVNQEDFSYYLMKMGLFQLNTNFNRNTNLIGLFNTNDLYRMWQVDNAYWYLQHGACKLNGGNQPYTQRHLLKKMIADADSCIKLPDPGAQLRFGHETVLLPLVCLIGVNGFDFSTDNLDELEGHGWWCSSVFPMASNLQFIFYRSNPKDKDVLVKVLLNEVEATLPISTDCAPYYHWSDFRQYCLNKLAAYKQ; encoded by the coding sequence ATGAACACCAAAATCAAATACACGCTCCTGTTGATACTGGCCGTAAGCAGCTGTAGGCTGTCTGTGGCCCAAAGTGTTATCGACCTGATCAAGCAGCGCCCATCCTACGCATCATGCAATTACGATGTGTATCCCGATAGCATCACCGCCAAGCTCACACCAGCCCCCGCTGGCAAAAAGCCGTTCTATATCTCGCACTATGGTCGCCATGGTTCGCGCTACATCAGCAATCGCAGCGGATTCGACACCCCCTACTTCATGATGCTGCATGCCGACAGCCTCGACGAGCTTACACCTACAGGCCAGCAGGTACTGCGCCACATGAACAATATCATGCGCAACACCGAAGGCCGCTGGGGCGAACTTACCGGCTATGGCAAACAGCAGATGCAGAATATAGGTCGCCGCATGGCCGAACGCTTCCCCGAGGTGTTCCATCCAGGCGCCAACGTTACCTGTATCAGCACCGTTGTGCCCCGTTGCATCGAGTCGATGGGCTCTTTAGCCATGGAGATGCTGCAGGTATGCCCGCAGCTGCACATCACCATGCAAGCCTCAAAGCGCACCCAGTGGTACATGAATTATCAGGACAAGAAATTACGTAATAGCTATATGACCCCCGAGGCTCAGAAAGCCTTAGACGCCTATACCGCCACCCGTATGGGTAACACCCGACTGATGGAGCTGATATTCAAGAATCCCGATATCGCCGAAGAGTTTGTAAACCAGGAGGACTTCAGCTATTATCTCATGAAGATGGGACTCTTCCAGCTCAACACCAACTTTAATCGCAACACCAACCTTATTGGTCTTTTTAATACCAACGATCTGTATCGCATGTGGCAGGTCGACAACGCCTACTGGTATCTGCAGCATGGCGCCTGCAAACTTAACGGTGGCAACCAGCCTTACACGCAGCGCCACCTGCTTAAGAAGATGATTGCCGATGCCGACAGCTGCATCAAACTACCCGATCCTGGTGCACAGTTGCGTTTCGGTCACGAAACCGTACTGCTCCCATTGGTATGTCTCATAGGTGTTAACGGGTTTGATTTCTCTACCGACAACCTCGACGAGCTCGAGGGCCATGGCTGGTGGTGCAGCAGTGTGTTTCCGATGGCCAGCAACCTGCAGTTCATCTTCTACCGCAGCAATCCCAAGGATAAGGATGTGCTCGTAAAAGTACTGCTCAACGAGGTCGAGGCCACCCTCCCCATCTCCACCGACTGCGCCCCCTACTACCACTGGTCCGACTTCCGCCAGTACTGCCTCAACAAACTCGCCGCCTATAAGCAATAA